Proteins found in one Microcella daejeonensis genomic segment:
- a CDS encoding MMPL family transporter, translated as MATLLYRLGRASYRRAWIVITAWALVVAGVLGGGLALGGQFDETFTIPGTESQDALDTLDALFPEVSGASAQAVVVAPEGERVDDPAVRDEIDLLIDRVSDVGQVTNVLGPFDEFAGDQVSDDGTVAIVQVQLDGAATDITEESLAALTASGDGLDSRVEFAGQVFQDTTVGITPIEVLGVLFAGVVLVITFGSLRAAGMPLVSALVGVAIVMGAIIALTAVTPVSSSAPLLALMIGLAVGIDYALFILSRHRGQLARGEDPEESAAIAVGTAGSAVVFAGVTVIIALLGLLVVGIPFLSVMGVGAAVAVFIAIAAAVTLVPAMLGLAGAKLAPKEGSRAWKRAHPVASTRPTMGRRWVRGVMTRPIVTTVAVVAVLGTLSIPTFSLDLNLPDGGSEPAGSTQREAYDLIADAFGPGTAGPLLVTLDITQTVDVLEDLEAIRGELEQVEGVASVGQGIPSPGLETAILQVAPEFAPDAPETKQVVADIRAIADEIEDEYGTPLAVTGVTAVGIDISTRLTNALVPFALIVVGLSIVLLMAVFRSVLVPVKAALGFLLSVGTGMGVTVAVFQWGWGAELLHAEPGPILSFMPIILMAVLFGLAMDYEVFLVSGMREEFVRTGDPQRSIEDGFANGARVVTAAALIMVFVFAAFVPEGAGVIKPIALGLAVGIAVDAFVVRMTLGPALMTLFGRAGWWFPRSLDRALPDLDIEGEKLRHHREHVVWASGRQGVIVAEGLALEGVDAALDLHADAGARVHLAGPSALRRLAAATLAGHVEPAAGRALVAGAVLPSEAGRVARRVALVDVGGDRIAPAVTVGALVSERLALAAGRPRRARLTRDWLAELDAALRGLGEESAAARRALRAPSTPVAALDGRTRALLLAAVATIDRTPVIVLDHRDDALDAASSELVDALVVALAPRGTVRIWGRPEGEAAPRGAVVARLMPRRSDEAEASATEDSSTEASTAATGATPAATTAAGSRPEPVAPGTLPHSDRLASAAAPTAKDARS; from the coding sequence GTGCGCGATGAGATCGATCTGCTCATCGATCGCGTGAGCGACGTCGGCCAGGTGACGAACGTGCTCGGGCCCTTCGACGAGTTCGCCGGCGACCAGGTGAGCGACGACGGCACGGTCGCGATCGTGCAGGTGCAGCTCGACGGCGCCGCGACCGACATCACCGAGGAGTCGCTCGCCGCCCTCACCGCGAGCGGCGACGGCCTCGACTCGCGCGTCGAGTTCGCGGGGCAGGTGTTCCAGGACACGACCGTGGGCATCACGCCCATCGAGGTGCTCGGCGTGCTCTTCGCGGGCGTCGTGCTCGTCATCACCTTCGGCTCGCTGCGCGCCGCCGGCATGCCGCTCGTCTCGGCGCTCGTCGGCGTCGCCATCGTGATGGGCGCGATCATCGCGCTCACCGCGGTCACGCCCGTGTCGAGTTCGGCGCCCCTGCTGGCGCTCATGATCGGGCTCGCGGTCGGCATCGACTACGCCCTCTTCATCCTGTCCCGGCACCGAGGGCAGCTCGCCCGCGGGGAGGATCCGGAGGAGTCGGCCGCGATCGCCGTCGGCACCGCCGGCAGCGCCGTCGTCTTCGCCGGCGTGACGGTCATCATCGCCCTGCTCGGGCTGCTCGTGGTGGGCATCCCCTTCCTCTCCGTCATGGGCGTCGGCGCCGCGGTCGCGGTCTTCATCGCCATCGCCGCCGCCGTCACCCTCGTGCCGGCGATGCTCGGCCTCGCCGGGGCGAAGCTCGCGCCGAAGGAGGGCTCGCGGGCCTGGAAGAGGGCGCACCCCGTCGCCTCGACCCGCCCGACCATGGGTCGGCGCTGGGTGCGCGGGGTCATGACGCGCCCGATCGTCACGACCGTCGCCGTCGTGGCCGTGCTCGGCACGCTCTCCATCCCGACCTTCTCGCTCGACCTCAACCTGCCCGACGGCGGCAGCGAGCCGGCCGGCTCGACCCAGCGCGAGGCCTATGACCTCATCGCGGACGCGTTCGGTCCGGGCACCGCGGGCCCGCTCCTCGTCACGCTCGACATCACGCAGACCGTCGACGTGCTCGAGGATCTCGAGGCGATCCGGGGCGAGCTCGAGCAGGTCGAGGGCGTCGCGAGCGTCGGCCAGGGCATCCCGTCGCCGGGTCTCGAGACGGCGATCCTGCAGGTCGCACCCGAGTTCGCCCCCGATGCCCCCGAGACGAAGCAGGTCGTCGCCGACATCCGCGCGATCGCCGACGAGATCGAGGACGAGTACGGCACGCCGCTCGCCGTCACGGGCGTCACCGCGGTCGGCATCGACATCTCGACGCGGCTCACCAACGCGCTCGTGCCCTTCGCCCTCATCGTCGTGGGGCTCTCGATCGTGCTGCTCATGGCGGTGTTCCGCTCGGTGCTCGTGCCCGTGAAGGCCGCGCTCGGATTCCTGCTCTCGGTCGGCACCGGCATGGGCGTGACCGTCGCGGTGTTCCAGTGGGGCTGGGGGGCCGAACTGCTGCACGCCGAGCCGGGGCCCATCCTCAGCTTCATGCCGATCATCCTCATGGCGGTGCTGTTCGGGCTCGCGATGGACTACGAGGTGTTCCTCGTCTCGGGCATGCGCGAGGAGTTCGTGCGCACGGGCGATCCGCAGCGCTCCATCGAGGATGGCTTCGCGAACGGCGCCCGCGTCGTCACCGCGGCGGCCCTCATCATGGTCTTCGTCTTCGCCGCCTTCGTGCCCGAGGGGGCCGGCGTCATCAAGCCCATCGCCCTCGGGCTCGCCGTCGGCATCGCGGTCGACGCCTTCGTGGTGCGCATGACCCTCGGCCCCGCCCTCATGACCCTGTTCGGGCGGGCGGGGTGGTGGTTCCCGCGCTCCCTCGACCGGGCGCTGCCCGACCTCGACATCGAGGGCGAGAAGCTGCGCCACCACCGCGAGCACGTCGTGTGGGCATCCGGTCGGCAGGGCGTCATCGTGGCCGAGGGCCTCGCCCTCGAGGGGGTGGATGCCGCACTCGACCTGCACGCCGACGCCGGCGCCCGCGTGCACCTCGCCGGCCCCTCCGCTCTGCGCCGCCTCGCCGCGGCGACCCTCGCCGGGCACGTGGAGCCGGCGGCCGGGCGCGCCCTCGTGGCGGGCGCCGTGCTGCCCTCCGAGGCCGGGCGGGTCGCTCGCCGGGTCGCTCTCGTCGACGTCGGCGGCGACCGCATCGCGCCCGCGGTGACGGTGGGCGCGCTCGTCTCGGAGCGGCTCGCGCTCGCCGCGGGCCGCCCGCGCCGCGCCCGTCTGACGCGCGACTGGCTCGCCGAGCTCGACGCCGCCCTGCGCGGCCTGGGCGAGGAGTCGGCGGCCGCTCGGCGCGCCCTGCGCGCGCCCTCGACGCCCGTCGCGGCGCTCGACGGCCGCACCCGTGCTCTGCTGCTCGCCGCCGTCGCGACGATCGACCGCACCCCGGTGATCGTGCTCGATCACCGCGACGACGCGCTCGATGCCGCGAGCAGTGAGCTCGTGGACGCGCTCGTCGTCGCCCTCGCGCCGCGGGGCACCGTGCGCATCTGGGGCAGGCCCGAGGGGGAGGCGGCGCCCCGCGGCGCCGTTGTCGCCCGGCTGATGCCGCGCCGCTCCGATGAAGCCGAGGCCTCCGCGACCGAGGACTCCTCGACCGAGGCCTCCACGGCTGCGACCGGCGCGACCCCGGCCGCCACGACCGCCGCCGGCTCCCGCCCCGAGCCGGTCGCTCCCGGCACGCTCCCGCATTCCGACCGGCTCGCCTCCGCGGCGGCCCCCACGGCGAAGGACGCCCGCTCATGA